The genomic segment ATTTCTAGCTTCTCACAATGGGGTTTAACCAGTGTAGATATGGGCGCGCCAGGTTCTGCGATTTTATCTACTTTCCCTAATGATTCGTACGGCACTATATCAGGTACTTCAATGGCGACCCCTCACGTTACGGGTGCAGCTGCTTTAGTATGGTCGGTTGAACCAGATATTAGCCCGACAGAAATGAAACAGTTGCTAATGGATTCGGGTGAAGTCAATGGTGATTTAACTGGTATCACGGTTGCGGGTACAAGATTGAATGTGGCTGATGCGTTAGCGGCAGCTGATCCAGACCCATCATTTAAGTTATCAGTGACGCCAGCTTCACAATCTGTTGAAGCAGGAAGTGCAGTAAGTTACGACTTCTCTGTAGGCAGTATTGCAGGCTGGAATGATCAAGTAAGCCTAACGGTATCGTCTTCACCAGCGCTTGATGGTGTGAGCTTATCAACAGACACAGCGATGGCTGGTGATGACTTTACATTGGATGTTGCTACCCTTGATGACGCTGCTTGGGGAGACTATGTATTAACTGTTTCTGCTGATGATGGCGTAACTGTTAAAGATAAAGCGGTTGCGCTTACTATTTATCCTGCTGGATTGAATGATTACAGCTATGGTAATGATTCACCTGTTGATATTAGCGATAACAGTCTAATTACTAGCACGATTGAAATTGTAGATCCTGTTCAAATCTTTGATTTAGCTGTTAGCGTTGATATCAGCCACACATGGATTGGCGATTTAATTGTTAGCTTAACATCGCCTGATGGGACTGTTGTGGTATTACATGATCGTGAAGGTGGTAGTGCCGATGATCTTGTTAAAACTTGGAGTCTATCAGACTTTAACGGTGATATAGCAGCGGGTACATGGACACTATCTGTATCAGATAATGCCGCTGGCGATACGGGTACACTTAATAGCTGGGGATTAGATATTTCAGCATTAGGTGAAGCAGCTCCAGCTGCACCTGTTGCCGGTTTTGAATATGATGTTGATGGGCTAATGGTTAGCTTTACGAACACAAGTTCAGATATCAACGATGATATCGTTAGTTATGAGTGGGACTTCGGTGATGGCAGCATGTCATCAGATGAATCTCCAGCATACATGTATGCTGCTGGTGGTATCTATAATGTCTCGTTGGTTGTAACTGATAGTGAAAACCAATCTGACACTGTATCTATGGATGTAGAAGTATTTGATTATTCAATTGATGCAGCGGTGACTCGTACAATGAAGTCTCGTCGAGGTAGTGCTTTAGTTGATCTAACTTGGAGTGGTGCAGTTGGTGACAATGTGGCGATTTATCGTGATGATGTCATGGTAGCGACAACAGCGAATGATGGCCGTTATCGCGATCGCTTTACTAATGCTCCAGCTGAAGTGACATATAAAATCTGTGAAACAGAAACGAGCTTATGTTCTGATCCAATTGTTGCAGCATTTTAATCAACACTAAACAGTAAGATTACTGTAGAAAAAGGGATGGCTTGCCATCCCTTTTTGTTGTTAAAAACTTTATCTGTAAAAGCGTTGATATTAAAAAGCGAGCCAGTAGACTGAAGACAGTTTTTTGATATGGATGACAAGATGAGTATTTGGTTTAGAGAAGTTACCTTAGAGAATTGCGCCAAAATGGACAGTGGGCTCCATGGTAAAGGCACCTTAATGAAAACGTTAGGCATTAAAATTACCGAAATTGGTGATGATTATATGGTTGCAACGATGCCAGCAGACCCTGCAGTTCACAATCCCTTAGGTATTGTTCATGGTGGAGCTAATGTCGCATTGGCGGAAACTGTTGCAAGTTATGCTGCTAATTTTGTTGTCGATTTTGAGAACTTTTATTGTGTGGGCCAAGAAATAAATGCCAATCATTTAAAAGCATCGCGTAAAGGTGAGCTGATTGCTACAACCAAACCTGTTCATATTGGTAAGCGTAGCTCAGTCTGGGAGGTTCTTATAACCAATAGTGCAGGCGAGTTGTGCTGTATTTCTCGAATGACAGCTGCTGTTGTAGCAAGAAAGGCAGGCTAGCAGCATAACTTATGAAGATTAGCTACACTGAAGTAATAAAGACAATTAAGGATTAATGAATGGAATCTGCAACAATATGGGAGTGGGTGGGTTATTTAGCATCTGTAGTGGTGGCTATTTCACTCATGATGTCGAATATTAAAAAGCTTCGCTGGTGGAATTTAATTGGTGCAGCTTTGTTTGTCGCTTACGGACTCGCAATTAGTGCTATACCTGTGGCATTAGTGAACTTTTTTATTGTATTGATTGATATTTATTACTTAGTGAAACTGTATCGAGAGCCCGAACCTGCTTCAAATGATAAGGCCTGATAAGACAGGATGAATCAACTAGCGTTCTTTTGGCATTGGTAGTGGTGTTACTTGCGCCTTTGATTTGAAACAAGCTTAAGCCTTTTCAGTACCTGGAAAGGCTTTCTTTATTGAGCCAACGTCTTGGCTAGTTTAAACCATAGTTCCAACTACAGTTCAAACCACAAAAGATTACTCTACAGTCAAATTACACCAGAAAACTGCGTGGTATTTGAATGCGATAATTAAGTCAAACTATCGCATTTTTTCTGAATCATTTTCGGTAATCTTCTTAGCACATTTTAAGTTTTTCTTTGTCGGCTCAGAGGCGCCTATTGAAGGAAAAACGCAGCTATTTTTATCAAAACTTTCCTTTTTAATGTGAATGAATCTCAATTACAAACTAATTTACACACTTTTACTATATAAATCAGATATTAATCTTGAATCGTTATTTTCTATTGCTATCATCGAATTTAATCGCTTTAGATAATTGCTTTTCGTCACTATTATTGATTTATCGCAATAAATACTGAGCCAGGAGAGAGCATCATGGCAACCGTCCACGATTTAATTGAAATGTGGCTACAAGATAACTAAAAGGAATAAATAGAGAATGACTACTTCACATTATTTAACTAGCCAAAGTGGCGCACCAATAGCTGACGATCAAAATGCATTAACAGCAGGAGAACGAGGCCCCGTTTTACTCCAAGACTGGCATTTAATTGAGAAACTAGCTCATTTCAATCGTGAAAGAATTCCAGAGCGTATTGTTCATGCTAAGGGAACGGGTGTTTACGGTAAATTTACCTTAACCAAAGATTTAAGTGACTACACCATTGCTGAGCACTTCAATGGCGTTGGAAAAGAAACTGAAACATTTGTTCGATTTTCAACAGTAGGCGGTGAGATGGGATCTGCTGATGCAGAGCGCGATCCTCGTGGCTTTGGTTTACGTTTTTATACCAAGCAAGGTAATCACGATATTGTGGGTAACAATACGCCAACTTTCTTTTTAAGAGATGGTATTAAATTCCCTGATTTTATTCATACACAAAAGCGTAACCCACATACAAACCTAAAAGATCCACAAGCCATGTGGGATTTCTGGTCATTAAACCCAGAAGCAATGCATCAAGTGACAATTTTAATGTCAGACCGTGGGATCCCGGCTAATTATCGCCAAATGCACGGCTATGGTTCGCATACGTTTTCTTTCTGGAATGCCAAAGGTGAGCGTTTCTGGGTGAAGTTCCACTTTAAATCGCAACAAGGTGTAGTTAATTTAACTGGCGAGCAAGCGGATAAATTAAAAGGGATTGACCCTGATTCGTCGCAGCGTGATATGGTTGCCGCAATTAACGATAAAAACTTCCCTAAATGGACTGTAAATGTCCAGATTATGCCGGAAGCTGAAGCGAATACTTATGCGATCAATCCATTTGATCTAACAAAAGTATGGCCACATGCTGATTATCCTTTGATTGAAATTGGTGAACTTGAGCTTAATCGCTTACCTGAAAACTACTTTGCAGAAGTTGAGCAAGTAGCTTTAGCACCAAGTAACCTTGTACCAGGTGTGGGCGCGTCTCCAGATAAGATGCTGCAAGCCCGTTTATTTGCTTATGCAGATGCACAGCGTTATCGAATTGGTGCCAACTATAATCAACTTCCAGTTAACTGTCCGCATGCAGCGAAGGCTAACCATCATCAACGTGGCGGCGCGATGGCAGGAACGCAATGCCCTTATAACGGTAACCAAACAGGCGGCGATGCAACACCTAACTATGGTCCAAATTCAGTTGACACGGGCCTACAAGATGCGAGCCAATTTGCTGAGCCACCGCTAAGACTTGATGGGGAAGCTGATAGATACAGCCGTTATGACCAAGATGATTATACTCAAGCAGGTAATCTATATCGCATCTTCAGTGAGGAAGAAAAACAACGCCTTGCGGAAACGATTGCAGGTACACTCGGTCAAGTGACTCAAGATGTTCAGCAAAAAATGCTGGCACATTTCACTAAAGCTGATCCTGACTACGGACAACGCATTAAAGCATTGTTAGAAGCGTAATCATGCTCTTTAATCTTGTTAATGCTTAAATAGTATTAAACAGAGTGTTATGTTCAAAATATAAGGGAAGGCAGATGCCTTCCCTTTTTTGCGTTTATTTTTCATTTCTAAGCTGTTAGCCTAATTGTTCTATTCCTTAACGTCATTCCTCTTAGTTGCTTCACTTGTCTTTTTATGCCGATTTAGTGTAAATATTGATTGTAGCGGCGTAATGCTACGCCATTGCAATATTATTGCATTTAAGTTTTTAAATTAATGTTGCGTAATTGTTTATTAACAGGCTTGTAAGCCTTTATATAACTAAGTGTCTTGCTTGTTACAAGAAGCATCTGATACTGTCAAAACAGCTCGATGAAATGTTATACACACTTTCAATCTAGCCAAATAACGACCAATAAATAAAAATTAAACGGGACTCATGTTTTGAACTTAAAAATGCTTGGCTCAATAGCCATTGTTGCAGGTACTGCAATTGGGGGAGGAATGCTAGCGTTGCCGCTAGCGACTGCAGCATTAGGGATTATGCCTGCGATTATGTTACTGGTTGTCATTTGGGGATTATCGGCTTATACCTCTTTACTCATGCTTGAGATTAATTTACGCGCTGGTGTGGGTGATAATGTTCACGGCATAACGGGTAAAACCTTAGGCAAAGTGGGTCAGTTAATTCAAGGTGCTTCATTTTTAAGCCTGCTATTTGCTTTGACAATGGTGTATCTAATGGGCGGTTCTTCATTACTTGAAACCCGTTTAGAGCCGTTATTAGGTGTGGATTTAAATAACCAAGTCTCAGTATTGCTATTTACTTTAATCTTCGGTGGTTTTATTGCTATCGGCGTGACTTGGATTGATAAGGTTTCAAGAGTCTTATTCACCGCTATGGTGGTGTTGCTTGTACTTGTGGTTGCCTTTTTATTGCCAGAAGTGAATATTGTTGCTTCATTGACTAACTTCTCTGCCAATGTCGCTGAAGGCGATAAATTGGATCAACTGTGGTTAGCTGCCATACCTGTGGTATTTACCTCATTTGGTTTCCATGTGTGTATTGCAACGATCGTCAGATACCTAGATGGCGATGCGGTATCGTTACGTAAAATATTGCTGATTGGTTCAACAATACCGCTATTTTGCTACATATTGTGGCTACTTGTGACGCTGGGTACTTTAGGTGGGGAAACCGTTCATGGTTTTGCTGGTTCTTTACCTGATCTCGTTAATGCTCTTCAAGGTGTTGCTCAGTCAGCTATCGTAAGTCAGTTTATCGACTTATTTGCTAACCTTGCGTTGATTACATCATTTTTGGGTGTGACCATGAGTTTGTTTGATTATGTGGCTGAATTAACTCGTGCAAGAGATGATAAAGCAGGCCGAGCTAAAACATGGTTAATCACGTTTGTTCCACCATTGTTATGTGCGCTTTACTATCCTGATGGGTTCTTCCAAGTGTTGGGTTTTGCCGCTATACCGCTAGTTGTCATGATCATATTCTTGCCAATTGCAATGGCATTGAAGCAACGTAAAGCGCAAATGGGTGGCTATGAAGTCGCTGGTGGAAATCTTGCGCTGGGCGTAACAGGGCTCTTAGGTGTGATGATTGTGCTAGCGCAATTAATGGTCGCACTGGGCTAAAATGTAAACCTCAGTTAACGTTTTTTAGAAAGGAATGTAACTGAGTTTGTCTAAGGCTATTATTCCTTTGTTTCAATATGATAAAGTCAGGCTATATGCCTGACTTTTTTATTGGCCTAAAAGTAAGTTTAGTGGTCTGCTTTTGTTCATCTTTTTGCTATTAAATAGGTATAACAAACAACACACTCACTATTGTGAATCAAATGGAATTAACAACATGAAAAAATGGTTATTAAGTGCCGCAATCTTGGCATCTTTTTCTGCACAAGCTGATGAGGGGATGTGGCAACCTTATCAATTACCAGCAATGGCTGATGAACTTAAAGCAAAAGGGTTAGAAATTGATGCAAAATCAATCTCTAAGTTAACGGAATTTCCAATGAATGCTGTGATAAGCCTTGGTGGTTGTACAGCATCATTTGTGTCTCCTAAAGGCTTGGTTGTAACCAATCACCATTGTGCGTATGGCTCAATTCAATACAACTCTACCCCTGAAAAAAACCTGTTAAAAGAAGGCTTCTTAGCGAAAACTTACGCAGAGGAATTGCCAGCAACCCCTGGTTCACGAATTTATGTTACCGAGGCGGTAACTGATGTGACTGATAGAGTGAAGTCAGGTCAAATGAATAAAGTCGGTAATGAGTTCTATAAAGGTATCGAGCAACAAGAAAAAGCATTAGTTGCTGAATGTGAAGCTGAAGATGGATATCGTTGTAAAGTTTATAGTTTTCATGGTGGTCTAGAGTATTACCTTGTGAAACAAATGGAAATTCGTGACGTTCGCTTAACCTATAATCCAGCGGGTAGTGTTGGTAAATATGGTGGTGATATCGATAATTGGATGTGGCCTCGCCACACGGGAGATTACTCTTTTTATCGCGCATACGTAGGTAAAGACGGTAAGCCTGCTGACTTTAGTAAGGATAACGTTCCTTACGAGCCTAAAAGCTTTTTAAAAGTCTCTGCTAAAGGGGTTAGTGACGGTGATTTTGTAATGGTTGCTGGTTATCCAGGTCGCACTAATCGTTACCGCACAGCTAATGAAGTTGAGAACCAATTTGAATGGGCTTACCCAGAAGGGAAAGTACTTCGTGAGCGCCTAATTGAAATCATCAAAGAGACCGCGCCAGAAGGCAGTGATGAACGAATTAAGTATGAGAGTGCTATCGCTGGGTTAGCTAACTATGCGAAAAACTTTACCTCAATGATTGAGTTTTATGGCAAGTCGACCATGCTTGATGATCGTAAAGCGCTAGAGCTAAAACTGTCGCAGTGGATAAAAGCTGATAGTAAGCGTAAATCACAATATGGCGAAGTCTTAGCACAACTGGATAAGCTAATTAAGCAAAGCCAGCAACAGCAAGAGCGCGATTTAATCATGAGCTATATGGGTTACAGTTCAATGATGTCGACAGCTGAACGTTTATATCGCTTAGCGAACGAGAAAACATTGGCTGATATGGATCGTGAACCTGGGTATCAAGAGCGAGATATGACTCGCTTTACTTCTGGTATGGAGCGTATTGAGCGTCGATATGCTGCCAGTGTTGATAAAGCGATGTTATTAGACTTAATGAGCCGTTACGCAGCATTACCTCAAGCTGATCGCTTACCAGCATTTGATAAAGCATTCGCTATTGGTAAAAGTGCCGATAGCGCTAAATTGAGCAAGACCCTTGATAAGATGTATGCCAAAACTGAACTTTCAGATAAAGCGGTTCGATTGGCGTGGATGGATAAGTCTGTTGCTGAGTTTAAAAAGTCAAAAGATCCGTTTATTCAATATGCTGTTAGCACTTATGATGAAAGAATGAAGCAAGAAAAGGCACGTAAACAACTTGCTGGTGATTTAATGAAGGTGCGCCCTCAATATATGGATGCAATTATCGCGTACAATAAAGAGTTAGGTAAGCCAGTATATGCTGATGCTAACTCAAGTTTACGTGTGACTGTAGGTAATGTGAAAGGTTACAGCCCACAAGATGGACTAGTTGCAGTGCCATTTACTCGCTTAGAAGGTATCCTTGCTAAAGACACTGGTGCAGATCCGTTTGATGCGCCAGCTAAACAGCTTGAGCTAATCAAAAACAAACAATATGGCGATTACTACGTTAAATCGTTAGATTCTGTTCCGGTTAACTTCTTATCGACGCTTGACACCACAGGTGGTAACTCTGGATCTCCAACACTAAATGGCCGTGCTGAATTAGTCGGTCTGTTATTTGATGGTGTGTATGAATCAATTATTGGAGACTGGGGCTACGACCCACAAACTAATCGCTCAATTCAAGTTGATAGCCGCTACATGCTATGGGTGATGAAGTACTTAGATAATGCTGAAAACTTATTGGAAGAGATGGAAATCGTCCATTAAGCAAGTCTTATTTAACAGGCATCTACAGCTTAAGTTGATGCCTTAATAAGCTAATTTCTGCGGCCTCTAATGGCCGCATTTGTTTTTCTGGCAAGTCTAATAATTCACAATTCATCATGCTTAATCTGACCAAATCAATGACAGTATAACCTAAGGCCTTAGCCATTCTTCGGATCTGACGATTCAGCCCTTGAGTCAGTGTGATTTTAAATTGGTTGCTCGAAACTGCTTCTACATCGCATGGTTTTGTGGTGACGTCTTTGTAGCTCACCCCGTTTGCCATTTTTTCAATAAATTCAGCTGAAAAGTCTCGATCTACAGTAACCAAATACACTTTTTGATGCCCATAATCTGGGTGCATTAACTTATGGGTAAGCTCACCATCATTAGTCAGCAATAACAAACCACGGGAATCCTTATCCAATCGTCCAGCAGGATACAGTCTAGGGGCTGCTGGTAGAATATGAATCAGGCTGGAAGGTAAATCGGGTAATAAACGACAATCAATACCAACCGGTTTATGGTACAACCAATATTGCTTGGTTTCGATGGGAGCGATAGGGGCGCCGTCTAATAAAATATTCGGATTGATAGCGTTGGCATTGACCCTATCAAGAGGGCTAGCTAATTGACCATTAAATGTCACTCTTCCTGCCGCAATGAGGCGCTGAGCCTGGCGACGTGAACTGACGCCGCAATGAGCTAGATATTGTTCTAAACGCATGTTTACTGGCAAGGCTAGTTACTCGCAAAGGTCAGTGTCGAGAGCTGGCGCTGCTGAGTTTTTATCATTTTTCGCATAGTTAATCCAAGCAGTACACACCATAAAATATTGGCTTGAGTGAGCACCCACATGACCAGTGAGACCCAACAAATTTCGTGAGCCTTATGAGAGCATGGGTCAAAATCCAATGTAGACCAATTCAGTAAATACATCAGTGCGACTGAAAAAATCAGGCCGATGATATTGAAAGCGAATAAGGAAGCGGAAAGAGAGCTATTCTTGCGGAAATAATCAATAAAACAAAAGCTGTGTAGCACAAAGGTGCAAATCAAATATCCGGTAGAAAAGAACCGATGTTGTTCTAAAAAGTTGATCGGAAAGATACCAATTAACACAATGAGCACGCCTAATGTCGCCCCGGTTACGGTGATTGTACGGCTATAAAAGTCCTCAAAAACATAATAGCGAGCTAACATAGATAGCATTAAGCAAGCGCCACCAATGACCAAGCCCATATTATAAACGATTGCTAAAGGGGAGGTCATATAATCGCCCAAGGTGTCTGCACGTATACTTAACGGACTGACGCCCAATCGTGCCACTTCAGCGATTAATGCGGTTCCAATTCCTAGTCCACTGATCACAGCCGTCGCTAACGACATGAAAATAATCATTAAATGAAGGTCGTAATGTTTATTTGATTCGATTGAGCTAGACATGGGGCCATTGTTAACTAAATGTTTAACTCAGAATATCACTGTTTACGTGTTTTAATCAGCAAAAATAACGAAAAAAACCTGATATTGCTCCAGCGTTGCGGCAGCGATATCAGGCTTTAAAGATGTATTGTTGACGTGTATTAGATAGTTTTGATTAAGCTCGCTTACGCAAAATTACAATAGCGATAGCAACAACGGCTAAGATCATGCAGTACCAAGCATTTGAAATTGCAGCAAGTGGACTAATGGCAAACGTCGATGCTATTAGTAGTGCTTGAGCGCCATGTGGAATTAGGCCTTGAATAATACAAGCAAAGATATCCAGTACACTTGCTGCACGTTTAGGCGCAACACCATGCTTTTGAGCAAGCTCTTTAGCAATATCACTGGCGACAACAATCGATACGGTATTGTTAGCTACACAGGTGTTGGTTGCTGCAACAATACTTGCCATCCCTAATTCTGCCGCGCGGGTTGAAGTGCCGCCTTTTGCCTTTGAGAAACGTTTAATCAGTGCTTCGATTTTCTCGCTAACAAACTTCAAGCCACCTTGTTGTTGCATTAACGCAGCTAAACCACCGACTAACATTGAAAGAATGAAGATTTCTTGCATGTTAGTAAAACCAGCATAGATATCTTGACCGAACTGGATAACGCTGTAATCGGCGATAAACAGTCCAGTTGCACCAGCAAGCAATATACCGACAGTTAGCACGACGAAGACGTTTACGCCTGCGACAGCTAAAAATAAGATAGTTAAGTAAGGAATGACATTGATTAAGTCGATTTCTTGTGGCGCAACTTCTGCTTGTCCTTGGCCTGCAAAAGCAAATAAAACCAATGTAATTATCGATGCAGGCAAGGCAAAGATTAAGTTTTCACGGAACTTATCTTTCATCTCACAACCCTGAGTGCGAGTTGCAGCAATTGTAGTGTCAGAAATAATCGATAAGTTATCACCAAATAATGCGCCAGACATAACAGCACCCGCCATTAAGGCATAATCAATTTGGGCTTGGTCGGCAACGCCTAAAGCAATAGGTGCAACGGCGGCAATGGTGCCCATTGATGTACCCATTGCAGTAGCAATAAAGGCGGCGATAACAAAAAAGCCTGGTAGCAACATGCTAGATGGGATCATTGACAGTCCCAAAGCAACAGTTGCATCAACGCCGCCCGTTGCTTTTGCAATAGAGGCGAATGCGCCAGCAAGCAAATAAATAAGACACATTGCAATGATATTGCTATGGCCGATACCCGCAATAAAGGTATCAATAGATTGGTTTAGTTTCTGCTTAGAGAGCAGCAGCGCCAGAATAATCGCTGGTAAAATGGCGATTACACTTGGTAGTTGATAAAACGCAAAGTCTACACCTTGGCTTTGAAAGTAAACGCCCGCGCCAATAAATAATGCAAGAAAAGCAAATAGAGGCAATAAAGCAATAAAGGAGGCTGGGCTCGTTGTTGTTTGTTGTGTCGTCAAGGTTGTCTCTCTTATTGTTTATTTAGTGTCAAAAGTGCAGTGTTCTAGTCTTTCGAAGTTCAAAGCTACTTTAGCAAGCTCTGTATTAATAATCAGTATTATGATGACTTCTTAAGTTCTGGCAAGCATAGGAGATCTATAAATTAGTGTCAATCTAGACGTCTAGACTTCTTTGCTTCTCTGGCGACTTTTACATTGTTCGTTATGTTTTGTTTAATCGGGTTAACAATTGAGTGCAAAAACTCAGCGTGGCGATGCTATTTTGAACATAAATTCGTAGGTAAAAAAAAGCTCGCACTGTGGCGAGCTTTAAATGAAGGCTTAGATAGTCAACCTTATCTTTGGATAAGGTTAATCCGCATCGCCTAAAGACAGTAATGTCGCATTACCGCCAATGGCAGTAATGTTATTAGTACGTGTTTTCTCAGTGATAAAGCGAGTAAGGTAATGCGGTCCGCCTGCTTTAGGGCCAGTACCAGATAAACCTTGGCCACCAAAAGGTTGTACGCCGACGACAGCGCCAATCTGGTTACGGTTGATATACACATTACCCACATCAACTTTATCCGCTAGATTAAGTGCATGGCTTTCGTTACGGCTGTGGATCCCTAAGGTTAACCCAAACCCTGTGCTATTAATTTCATTAATTACCTCTGCAAGGTTGGCAGCCTTGTAACGTATAACGTGCAGTATTGGTCCAAAATGTTCTTTATCAAGCACTTTGATTGAATCAATTTCAACCGCTGTTGGTGCAACAAAGTAACCATTTTCTGTGCCTTCAGGAAGTTGATTTTTCTTAATCAATTTGCCCACTTGGCTGATATGATCAATATGCGCATTGAGGTTAGCTTGAGCTGTTGCATCAATCACAGGCCCTACATCGGTTTTAACTGAACTAGGGTTACCAATACTGAGCTCTTCCATTGCCCCTTGCATGACATCAAGCACACGGTCGGCAATATCTTCTTGTAAGAACAGCACTCGTAACGCTGAGCATCGTTGTCCGGCACTGGTAAATGATGAAGCAACAACATCAGCAACCACTTGCTCAGCCTGTGAAGTAGAATCGACAATCATGGCATTTTGGCCACCAGTTTCAGCAATTAATGGAATAATTGCGCCTTCACGATTTGCTAAAGTACGATTAATTAATTTTGCTGTGCCTGTTGACCCTGTAAAACACACACCACCAATACGTTCATCAGAGGTAATTGCTGCGCCTACCGTTGCGCCTGTACCCGGTAAGAATTGTAAAACATCAGTCGGAATACCCGCTTCGTGAGCCAGTTGTACTGCGCGATAGCCGACAATTGATGTTTGTTCAGCTGGTTTTGCAACTACAGTGTTACCTGCAGCAAGTGCAGCTGTTACTTGGCCTAAGAAAATCGCTAAAGGGAAGTTCCATGGGCTAATACAAACAAAAATCCCACGTCCTTGAATGAATAATTCATTTAGCTCACCCGTTGGGCCTGGGAGTAGTTCAGGCTTAGCCATCATTTTTTTAGCTTGAATGGCGTAGTAGCGACAAAAATCGACGGCTTCACGGACTTCATCAATCCCGTCTTGAATACTTTTTCCCGCTTCACGGGTACAAAGTGCGATTAACTCTTCACGATTTTCTTCGAGCAAATCCGCCAGTTTTTGAAGAGCGTTAGCACGTTCTTCAACTGGAGTGTGGCTCCAGCTGTGGAACGATGCTTGAGCAGAGCTTAGTGCTAATTCAACGGCTTGGTTATTTGCAAAGGCCACTTTACCAACAGCTTGGTTAGTATCAAAAGGACTGACAACATTAATCGTTTCACCCGTTAGCGTCTCGCCATTAACTAATGGGCCAGCTTGCCATTGAGTTTGGCTAAATTTTTCAATTCCTGCGAAAAATGGCTCGGATTCGGAGATGATATTCATGTTAAGTCCTTTAGAGTTTTTACGTTCTTCGCCGAAGATATCTTCCGGCAAGACGATTTTATTATTGGCTAAAGTTTTATAGGATTTGAGTGTGATAACAGGGTGAACCACTAAGCTGTCGATAGGGGTTTTAGGGTCAACTAATTTATGCACAAAAGAAGTGTTGGCACCATTTTCAAGTAATCTTCTGACTAAGTATGGTAAGAGATCTTTATGCGCGCCGATCGGTGCATAAATTCTGACAGCTTTAGCGCCAGCTTCAGCAAGCATGGTGTCATAAAGCTCTTC from the Shewanella japonica genome contains:
- a CDS encoding 23S rRNA pseudouridine(2604) synthase RluF, whose translation is MRLEQYLAHCGVSSRRQAQRLIAAGRVTFNGQLASPLDRVNANAINPNILLDGAPIAPIETKQYWLYHKPVGIDCRLLPDLPSSLIHILPAAPRLYPAGRLDKDSRGLLLLTNDGELTHKLMHPDYGHQKVYLVTVDRDFSAEFIEKMANGVSYKDVTTKPCDVEAVSSNQFKITLTQGLNRQIRRMAKALGYTVIDLVRLSMMNCELLDLPEKQMRPLEAAEISLLRHQLKL
- a CDS encoding S46 family peptidase; the protein is MKKWLLSAAILASFSAQADEGMWQPYQLPAMADELKAKGLEIDAKSISKLTEFPMNAVISLGGCTASFVSPKGLVVTNHHCAYGSIQYNSTPEKNLLKEGFLAKTYAEELPATPGSRIYVTEAVTDVTDRVKSGQMNKVGNEFYKGIEQQEKALVAECEAEDGYRCKVYSFHGGLEYYLVKQMEIRDVRLTYNPAGSVGKYGGDIDNWMWPRHTGDYSFYRAYVGKDGKPADFSKDNVPYEPKSFLKVSAKGVSDGDFVMVAGYPGRTNRYRTANEVENQFEWAYPEGKVLRERLIEIIKETAPEGSDERIKYESAIAGLANYAKNFTSMIEFYGKSTMLDDRKALELKLSQWIKADSKRKSQYGEVLAQLDKLIKQSQQQQERDLIMSYMGYSSMMSTAERLYRLANEKTLADMDREPGYQERDMTRFTSGMERIERRYAASVDKAMLLDLMSRYAALPQADRLPAFDKAFAIGKSADSAKLSKTLDKMYAKTELSDKAVRLAWMDKSVAEFKKSKDPFIQYAVSTYDERMKQEKARKQLAGDLMKVRPQYMDAIIAYNKELGKPVYADANSSLRVTVGNVKGYSPQDGLVAVPFTRLEGILAKDTGADPFDAPAKQLELIKNKQYGDYYVKSLDSVPVNFLSTLDTTGGNSGSPTLNGRAELVGLLFDGVYESIIGDWGYDPQTNRSIQVDSRYMLWVMKYLDNAENLLEEMEIVH
- a CDS encoding Na+/H+ antiporter NhaC family protein, whose product is MTTQQTTTSPASFIALLPLFAFLALFIGAGVYFQSQGVDFAFYQLPSVIAILPAIILALLLSKQKLNQSIDTFIAGIGHSNIIAMCLIYLLAGAFASIAKATGGVDATVALGLSMIPSSMLLPGFFVIAAFIATAMGTSMGTIAAVAPIALGVADQAQIDYALMAGAVMSGALFGDNLSIISDTTIAATRTQGCEMKDKFRENLIFALPASIITLVLFAFAGQGQAEVAPQEIDLINVIPYLTILFLAVAGVNVFVVLTVGILLAGATGLFIADYSVIQFGQDIYAGFTNMQEIFILSMLVGGLAALMQQQGGLKFVSEKIEALIKRFSKAKGGTSTRAAELGMASIVAATNTCVANNTVSIVVASDIAKELAQKHGVAPKRAASVLDIFACIIQGLIPHGAQALLIASTFAISPLAAISNAWYCMILAVVAIAIVILRKRA